In Streptomyces violaceusniger Tu 4113, one DNA window encodes the following:
- a CDS encoding winged helix-turn-helix domain-containing protein, producing the protein MTEARFDELIHPSTRLSLVATLAAADWAEFAFLKDRLGMSDSALSKQLATLEEAGYVATERRLSGSRRKVRARLTPTGRDAFTGHVAALREIVADAASPAEGPATRS; encoded by the coding sequence ATGACGGAGGCGCGGTTCGACGAGCTGATCCATCCCAGCACCCGCCTGTCGCTGGTGGCGACACTGGCAGCCGCCGACTGGGCCGAGTTCGCCTTCCTCAAGGACCGGCTGGGGATGTCCGACTCGGCACTGTCCAAGCAGCTCGCGACCCTCGAAGAGGCCGGGTATGTCGCCACGGAACGCCGCCTCAGCGGCAGCCGCCGCAAGGTACGCGCCCGGCTGACCCCCACCGGCCGGGACGCCTTCACCGGCCATGTCGCCGCACTGCGGGAAATCGTCGCCGACGCCGCAAGTCCGGCCGAAGGGCCGGCGACTCGCTCATGA
- a CDS encoding M15 family metallopeptidase, translating into MTEIVLMSDPQVAAVPVQECGERLVDVRRDSRLLVDERKWQDSAGAFAHLREGVLGRLLEAQAQLPQGMRLLFVEGYRPPSLQRRYFDAYAAQLRATHPEWAAEQVHSAASRYVSPPQIAPHSAGAAVDLTLADADGRELDMGTRMNATPEESAGACYTQADDISREARSHRDILSTALTTAGLVNYPTEWWHWSYGDRYWALQTGAAVAHYGPMELN; encoded by the coding sequence ATGACTGAGATCGTTCTGATGTCCGACCCACAGGTCGCGGCCGTACCCGTTCAGGAGTGCGGTGAACGGCTCGTGGATGTGAGGCGGGACAGCCGCCTGTTGGTCGACGAGCGGAAGTGGCAGGACTCCGCCGGCGCTTTCGCTCACCTGAGGGAAGGAGTACTTGGCCGACTCCTCGAAGCGCAGGCACAACTGCCTCAAGGGATGCGGCTGCTGTTCGTCGAGGGATACCGCCCGCCATCCCTTCAACGCCGCTACTTCGACGCATACGCGGCCCAACTGCGCGCCACGCACCCCGAATGGGCCGCCGAGCAGGTCCACTCGGCAGCCAGCCGCTACGTGTCGCCACCGCAGATCGCACCGCACAGCGCCGGGGCAGCCGTTGACCTGACGCTCGCTGATGCGGACGGGCGTGAGCTCGACATGGGCACCCGCATGAACGCGACTCCTGAGGAGAGTGCGGGCGCCTGTTACACGCAGGCAGACGACATCAGCCGCGAGGCTCGCTCCCATCGGGACATCCTGAGCACCGCGCTCACCACTGCCGGACTGGTCAACTACCCGACGGAGTGGTGGCACTGGTCATACGGAGACCGCTACTGGGCCTTGCAGACTGGAGCGGCAGTTGCCCACTACGGGCCCATGGAGCTCAACTGA
- a CDS encoding TauD/TfdA family dioxygenase, whose amino-acid sequence MTTVNLSAQDRRETGALAAELAASAPGLIDDPHWVAEARRMSCRLPLRLREATRLYRHDPGRDGVLIVRNLPVDEAELPLTPTVPESVERTATVPAAVAVMVTLQIGEIAAYRDEKSGALVQNVVPVPGREGSQSNAGSTPLELHVENAFHPHCPDYVSLLCLRNDEPLNAGTMVSSIRTALELLSPGTLRVLREERFTTAPPPSFRGGGPGPAHAVLRGDPDDPDVKVDFHATTANDDEAKVALEALRGAFLDGARTLVLRPGEMAVVDNRIAIHGRTAYQPKYDGYDRWLQRTFIHLDHRRTRAHRAGNGNVLF is encoded by the coding sequence ATGACCACTGTGAACCTGTCCGCCCAGGACCGCCGGGAGACGGGCGCCCTGGCGGCCGAACTGGCCGCCAGCGCTCCCGGCCTCATCGACGATCCGCACTGGGTGGCCGAAGCCCGAAGAATGTCCTGCCGTCTTCCGCTGCGGCTGCGGGAGGCCACCCGCCTCTATCGCCACGACCCCGGCCGCGACGGCGTTCTGATCGTGCGCAACCTGCCGGTGGACGAAGCGGAGCTGCCCCTGACTCCCACCGTGCCCGAGTCGGTGGAGCGCACCGCCACCGTGCCCGCTGCCGTCGCCGTGATGGTCACCCTGCAGATCGGCGAGATAGCGGCGTACCGGGACGAGAAGTCCGGTGCACTCGTCCAGAACGTGGTACCCGTGCCCGGCCGCGAGGGGTCGCAGAGCAACGCCGGCTCCACCCCGCTGGAGCTGCACGTGGAGAACGCGTTCCATCCGCACTGCCCCGACTACGTCAGCCTGCTCTGTCTGCGCAACGACGAGCCCCTGAACGCGGGCACGATGGTGTCATCGATCCGCACCGCCCTGGAGCTGCTGAGCCCCGGGACGCTGCGCGTCCTGCGGGAGGAGCGCTTCACCACCGCCCCGCCGCCGTCCTTCCGCGGCGGCGGCCCCGGCCCCGCGCACGCGGTGCTCAGGGGAGACCCGGACGATCCCGACGTGAAGGTGGACTTCCACGCGACGACCGCCAACGACGACGAGGCGAAGGTTGCCTTGGAGGCCCTGCGGGGCGCGTTCCTCGACGGCGCGCGGACGCTGGTCCTGCGGCCGGGCGAGATGGCCGTGGTGGACAACCGCATCGCCATCCACGGGCGCACCGCGTACCAGCCCAAGTACGACGGCTACGACCGGTGGCTGCAGCGCACCTTCATCCATCTGGACCACCGCCGTACCCGGGCCCACCGGGCCGGCAACGGAAACGTCCTGTTCTGA
- a CDS encoding cytochrome P450: MSQITDPLLITAPPDLSDPRRYAEDGIEEVWRRLRATHPVFLTRRPHADDYWSVLGHDPAARVLKDAAAFSSTGGMRLDADPTSNAAAAGKMLIVTDPPRHGGIRRVINSAFTPRMVGRLNDTIRQTAVEVIEAALDQGDADFAQVAARLPVSVISDMLGVPRADWDLMLKLTMIAFGADENAGTDPQRIAEAHTELLVYYDNLLARRRRDPQEDIVSALAHGTVDGAPLTDEEVLLNCNGLISGGNETTRHATIGGLLAFLRAPDQWARLRAEPELLPSAVQEILRFTSPALHVLRTARREVDLGGHRIRPGDQVAVWLPAANRDEAVFAGPDRFDIARSPNRHLTFATGTHFCLGSALATSELTIFFEEFLGRVGQVAPRGAPRRMRSNLIWGFTSLPVTLTRLATSSR, from the coding sequence ATGTCCCAGATCACCGACCCCCTGCTCATCACCGCACCACCCGACCTGTCCGACCCCCGCCGCTACGCCGAGGACGGCATCGAGGAGGTCTGGCGGCGGCTGCGCGCCACCCACCCCGTCTTCCTCACCCGGCGGCCCCACGCCGACGACTATTGGTCCGTCCTCGGCCACGATCCGGCAGCCCGGGTGCTCAAGGACGCCGCCGCCTTCTCGTCCACCGGCGGCATGCGCCTGGACGCCGACCCGACGTCCAACGCGGCAGCGGCCGGGAAGATGCTCATCGTCACCGACCCGCCCCGGCACGGCGGCATCCGCCGCGTCATCAACTCCGCGTTCACCCCGCGCATGGTGGGACGGCTCAACGACACCATCCGGCAGACCGCGGTCGAGGTCATCGAGGCCGCGCTGGACCAGGGCGACGCCGACTTCGCGCAGGTCGCCGCACGCCTCCCGGTCTCGGTCATCTCCGACATGCTCGGCGTGCCGCGAGCCGACTGGGACCTCATGCTCAAGCTCACCATGATCGCCTTCGGGGCGGACGAGAACGCCGGCACCGACCCCCAGCGGATCGCCGAGGCGCACACCGAACTCCTCGTCTACTACGACAACCTGCTGGCCCGGCGGCGGCGCGACCCGCAGGAGGACATCGTCAGCGCCCTCGCCCACGGCACCGTCGACGGTGCGCCCCTGACGGACGAGGAGGTCCTGCTCAACTGCAACGGGCTCATCTCCGGTGGCAACGAGACCACCCGCCACGCCACCATCGGCGGGCTGCTGGCCTTCCTCCGGGCACCCGACCAGTGGGCCCGGCTTCGCGCCGAGCCCGAGCTGCTGCCGTCCGCCGTCCAGGAGATCCTGCGCTTCACCAGCCCGGCACTGCATGTGCTGCGCACCGCGCGGCGCGAGGTGGACCTCGGCGGCCACCGGATCCGGCCCGGCGACCAGGTGGCGGTGTGGCTGCCCGCGGCCAACCGTGACGAGGCCGTGTTCGCCGGTCCCGACCGCTTCGACATCGCCCGTAGCCCCAACCGCCACCTCACCTTCGCCACCGGCACGCACTTCTGCCTCGGCTCCGCGCTCGCCACCAGCGAACTGACCATCTTCTTCGAGGAGTTCCTGGGGCGGGTGGGCCAGGTCGCGCCACGCGGCGCGCCGCGGCGCATGCGGTCCAACCTCATCTGGGGCTTCACCTCGCTGCCCGTCACCCTCACCCGCCTTGCGACCTCGTCGCGCTGA
- a CDS encoding cytochrome P450 family protein has product MRQATDARQDPAGPSGDGVPVFQLMDPELVRDQYAFFARLREKSRVWWAELPDGSRWLVPTRYEDIRLAHLDPVLRQKPDPEDDPVSDEEGGIWRIYNEHPVVTDPPKHTRLRKLLSGAFTGRQTERMRPRVEATAAELLDRLAEEGADGSPVDLMEHYAWQLPLVLICELLGVPEDRRQVFHDWSRNARDFTGGATHEGREEIAYRIIDVIKELIAERRAHPTEDLLGQMVQARDAEEGRLSEIELTSTAFIVLLAGFETSVGLIGNGVHALLRNPEQRALVENDPSLMPGAVEEFLRFDPSLFLTNVRISGAPTTVAGVTIRKGQPVLLSLGAANRDPEQFPDADRLDVTRHAGGHLTFGYGIHHCLGAPLARMEGAIAIGRLLERFPRLRLAGDGDVPFIPNPISRTPLTLSVLLI; this is encoded by the coding sequence ATGCGACAAGCGACCGACGCGCGCCAGGACCCGGCGGGCCCGTCCGGTGACGGCGTCCCCGTCTTCCAGCTGATGGACCCGGAGCTGGTGCGCGACCAGTACGCCTTCTTCGCCCGGCTGCGGGAGAAGTCGCGCGTGTGGTGGGCGGAGCTGCCGGACGGTTCCCGGTGGCTGGTGCCCACCCGCTACGAGGACATCCGGCTGGCCCACCTGGACCCGGTGCTGCGGCAGAAGCCGGACCCGGAGGACGACCCGGTCTCCGACGAGGAGGGCGGCATCTGGCGGATCTACAACGAGCACCCGGTGGTGACCGACCCGCCCAAGCACACGCGGCTGCGCAAGCTGCTCAGCGGTGCGTTCACCGGGCGGCAGACCGAGCGGATGCGGCCGCGGGTCGAAGCGACCGCCGCCGAGCTGCTGGACCGTCTGGCCGAGGAGGGCGCGGACGGCAGCCCCGTGGATCTGATGGAGCATTACGCCTGGCAACTGCCGCTGGTCCTGATCTGCGAACTGCTGGGCGTCCCCGAGGACCGTCGCCAGGTGTTCCACGACTGGTCGCGGAACGCGCGCGACTTCACCGGCGGTGCCACCCACGAGGGCCGAGAGGAGATCGCCTACCGGATCATCGACGTCATCAAGGAGCTCATCGCCGAGCGGCGCGCCCACCCCACCGAGGACCTGCTGGGCCAGATGGTGCAGGCCCGGGACGCCGAGGAGGGCAGGCTCAGCGAGATCGAGCTGACCTCGACCGCGTTCATCGTGCTGCTCGCCGGGTTCGAGACCAGCGTGGGCCTCATCGGCAACGGCGTGCACGCGTTGCTGCGCAACCCCGAGCAGCGGGCGCTGGTGGAGAACGACCCGTCGCTGATGCCGGGCGCGGTCGAGGAGTTCCTGCGGTTCGACCCGTCGCTGTTCCTCACCAACGTCCGGATCTCCGGCGCCCCGACCACTGTCGCCGGGGTCACCATCCGCAAGGGCCAGCCGGTCCTGCTGTCCCTGGGCGCCGCGAACCGGGACCCCGAGCAGTTCCCGGACGCCGACCGGCTGGACGTCACCCGCCATGCGGGCGGCCATCTGACGTTCGGCTACGGCATCCACCACTGCCTGGGCGCCCCGCTCGCCCGGATGGAGGGGGCCATCGCCATCGGGCGGCTACTGGAGCGCTTCCCGCGGCTGCGGCTGGCCGGTGACGGGGACGTGCCGTTCATCCCCAATCCCATCTCCCGCACCCCGCTGACGCTGTCCGTGCTGCTCATCTGA